The genomic interval AAATATAAAACACTAACCAGATACAAGTCAAGAAAAAACTCGCCCAATGGGCGAATCCCAATACCCCAAAACTTCCTGAAAACCCTACAGTTTCTGAAACCCGCGTGGGCTTAGAGCGGAGTTATGGAAATGTCAATTCGGTATGCGCTTGCGCGCGGCGGGGCAGGAATGATTCGACGGCACAACTTGGCGTTAGGTGCCAGGACGCCGTGGCCAGCATATTTCACGGTCAGGGCAAGTTTTACTGACGACACTACGACCGGTCAGGCGAACTGATCTAAAATGGTTTGAACAAGCACTCGTCAAGGTTGAGGGTAAGGGGCAGGGGGCGCGGGCCCGGACCCCTCACCGAGCTCACTTCGGTGTGCGCAGGAAGTAGGTTTGGCCGGTGATGTATTTCGCTGCGTCTGACAGCAGGTAGCGCACCAGCCCAACGATCTCGAACTTGTGCGTCAAGCCGTCCATGAGCGGCGGAATCTCTTCGCGCTTCCTAAAAGCTTCATCGGTCAAACCGATGCGCGACATCGGCGTGTCGGTGGCACCGGGACAAACACAGTTGACCGTGACGTTGTCGGGCGCCAATTCCACCGCCAATGATTTTGTAAAAGCGATGACGCCGGCTTTCGACGCCGCATAATGCGCCGAGCGCGGCTGACCCGCTACGCCGCGGCCGGAGGCGATGCTCAAGATGCGTCCGTCTTTGCGCGGGATCATGTGGCGCGCCGCCGCCTGCGCGCAGAGAAACACGCCTTTCAGGTTGATCCGCATCAAGCGGTCCCACATCTCTTCGGGCATTTCGATGATCGGCACGCGGTCCATGACGCCAGCGCCGCAGAAGACGTAATCGATCTGGCCGAATTTGGCAATGCCGGCGTCCATCATCGCAGCGACGCTCTTAGGATCGCCCACGTCGACTCTCGCCGCGATGGCGTTGCCCTTGGCAGCGCGAATTTCCGCCGCGACTTTCTCCGCGCCGTCGATGGCGAAGTCGGCAACGACGACGTTGAGTCCATCAGCCGCCAACCCTTTGCTGATTTCCGAGCAGATGCCGCCGGCGCCGCCGGTGACAAGAATCGTTTTAGCCATAACGCTGACTCCTCAATTTGATTGTGGCCGGACCCTATCACTAGTGATTGTCCAGGGTCAATGTGGCGTGGTGGTGGTATTTTTCATAGGTTTTGGCGCCGTCTGCCGAAGCGATAGCCGTTGAATAAATAGTAAACGCCGCGCCATCATCTGCAAGATAAGATTCGTCAAGACGGGCGAACTTTCGTTTCAAGTCGACCTGTCGATCCTGAGTTCCCGGGGATTCCCAGAGGTGTATCGCCAGTCGGAAACTTTTCAGTATCGAGAGCCGCGTGCGCGCTCCGAGACTTTGGCGCTTGACGATGGCGGTTCTCGTCCTTGTCCCTAAACGCGGCAAAGAGAGGGTGCCGGTGGATGCTACGACGCTTTGGAAAAAGCCGTG from Deltaproteobacteria bacterium carries:
- a CDS encoding SDR family oxidoreductase, producing the protein MAKTILVTGGAGGICSEISKGLAADGLNVVVADFAIDGAEKVAAEIRAAKGNAIAARVDVGDPKSVAAMMDAGIAKFGQIDYVFCGAGVMDRVPIIEMPEEMWDRLMRINLKGVFLCAQAAARHMIPRKDGRILSIASGRGVAGQPRSAHYAASKAGVIAFTKSLAVELAPDNVTVNCVCPGATDTPMSRIGLTDEAFRKREEIPPLMDGLTHKFEIVGLVRYLLSDAAKYITGQTYFLRTPK